A genomic region of Rhizomicrobium sp. contains the following coding sequences:
- a CDS encoding TetR/AcrR family transcriptional regulator, translating to MDHATAANAASDTRPIRRKPESLAKLKRAARKLFVERGYHATRPQDIAREAGLGHGTFYLHYPDKKACFLAFVDDAREELHDYMKQREPKSPTLENTIAANLKAVYEYSAEHPGVLAAAMTDELVIDAEGAQATPLLVRWGLDWGDLVREAQRTGHACTTYNPEIVGQAILGAIHQTASEGARSQRPRAEVLDNLTRFLVKALKP from the coding sequence ATGGATCACGCGACTGCGGCCAACGCGGCCTCCGATACCCGCCCGATACGGCGCAAGCCCGAAAGCCTCGCCAAGCTGAAGCGCGCCGCGCGCAAGCTGTTCGTCGAGCGCGGCTATCACGCCACCCGGCCGCAGGACATCGCGCGCGAGGCGGGGCTGGGCCATGGCACCTTCTACCTGCACTATCCCGACAAGAAGGCCTGCTTCCTCGCCTTCGTGGACGACGCGCGCGAGGAGCTGCACGACTACATGAAGCAGCGCGAGCCCAAATCGCCGACGCTGGAGAACACGATCGCCGCGAACCTGAAGGCGGTCTACGAATATTCCGCCGAGCATCCCGGCGTGCTCGCGGCCGCGATGACCGACGAGCTGGTGATCGACGCCGAAGGCGCGCAGGCGACGCCGCTCCTGGTGCGCTGGGGCCTGGACTGGGGCGACCTCGTGCGCGAGGCGCAGCGCACCGGCCATGCCTGCACCACCTACAATCCCGAGATCGTCGGCCAGGCGATTCTCGGCGCGATCCACCAGACCGCCAGCGAAGGCGCCCGCAGCCAGCGCCCCCGCGCCGAAGTGCTGGACAACCTGACGCGCTTCCTGGTGAAGGCGCTGAAGCCTTAG
- a CDS encoding tetratricopeptide repeat protein, with amino-acid sequence MRKTWLGFAAAAAVLALATPSFSMGSGGSGGATEPATSDYAIAVKLIKHEMYAQAIPHLLIALADNPDDADTLNYLGYTKRMTGDFPASLGYYKRALALKPDHKGAHEYLGELYLQMHDPASAQKELDTLASLCPDGCEERDTLTKAIAAYGAGAPAPKGW; translated from the coding sequence ATGCGCAAGACCTGGCTCGGCTTCGCGGCGGCGGCGGCCGTTCTTGCCCTTGCGACACCCTCGTTCTCGATGGGCAGCGGTGGGAGCGGCGGCGCGACCGAGCCGGCCACGAGCGACTACGCGATCGCGGTGAAGCTCATCAAGCACGAGATGTACGCGCAGGCGATTCCGCATCTGCTGATCGCGCTGGCCGACAACCCGGACGACGCCGATACGCTGAACTATCTGGGCTACACCAAGCGCATGACGGGCGATTTTCCCGCCTCGCTCGGCTACTACAAGCGGGCGCTGGCCTTGAAGCCGGACCACAAGGGCGCGCACGAATATCTCGGCGAGCTGTATCTGCAGATGCACGATCCGGCGTCGGCGCAGAAGGAACTCGACACGCTGGCGAGCCTGTGCCCGGACGGCTGCGAGGAACGCGACACGCTGACCAAGGCGATCGCGGCCTATGGCGCGGGCGCGCCGGCGCCGAAGGGCTGGTAG
- a CDS encoding xanthine dehydrogenase family protein molybdopterin-binding subunit — MKFGVGQSVKRTEDIRFVTGQGQYTDDLRFTDETHACFHRSPHGHAKILSVDVSAAKEAPGVVDVLTHADLATYGVNPMPLMAPVKNRDGSSTRTSPKAVLAGDRVTFIGEAVAMVIAETYAQAKDAAELIAVEYEALDAAGTLTAAPTGPQIWESAPGNESFDWADGDEAGTAAAFASAAHTVSLKVVQNRVSAMPMETRNAIGLYDAAADAYTLYVTSQGAANIRGALATRILGVPVDKLRVITKDVGGGFGMKGFLYPEQPAVLIGARKTGRPVRWSAERTESFLADDHGRDMITTGELALDKDGKILALRFTGTANMGGYLSVYAPFIPTLAGSRIFGGVYRVPRAWTNVKGYFSNSAPVDAYRGAGRPEAAYLMERLMDAAAAQTGIDAVEIRKRNLPSPDELPYANPWGIKYDSGDYPRLLAEGLKRADQQGFPARKAESAKRGRLRGFGFAYYVEITGAAGQEPAAIKFTENGGVELYCGTQSNGQGHETSFAQLVAEKLGVPFESITVKQGDTTWVNGGGTGGSRSLNMSGGALLVSSDEVIKKGKVAAGQVLQAGGKEVGFAVVEGVGTFAVAGTGQSISVGELAVTLKREKLPGFENGLDSDGLFQGQAPTFPNGCHVCEVEIDPDTGHTQVASYHVLDDFGRIINPMLVAGQVHGGVVQGLGQALLENIVYDESSGQLLTASFTDYAMPRASDMPDIDFKYEEIPCVTNPLGAKGCGEAGTVGALPAVMSAIADALGVVHIDMPATPERVWRVLQQKKKAA, encoded by the coding sequence CCGGCGTGGTCGATGTGCTGACCCATGCCGATCTGGCGACCTACGGCGTCAATCCGATGCCGCTGATGGCGCCGGTCAAGAACCGCGACGGCTCCTCGACCCGCACCTCGCCCAAGGCGGTGCTCGCCGGCGACCGCGTCACCTTCATCGGCGAGGCCGTCGCCATGGTGATCGCCGAGACCTATGCCCAGGCCAAGGATGCCGCCGAACTCATCGCCGTCGAATACGAGGCGCTCGACGCCGCCGGCACGCTGACCGCGGCGCCCACCGGCCCGCAGATATGGGAAAGCGCGCCCGGCAATGAAAGCTTCGACTGGGCCGATGGCGACGAGGCCGGCACCGCCGCCGCCTTCGCATCCGCCGCCCACACCGTCTCGCTCAAGGTCGTGCAGAACCGCGTCAGCGCCATGCCGATGGAAACCCGCAACGCGATCGGCCTCTACGACGCGGCGGCCGACGCCTATACGCTCTACGTCACCTCGCAGGGCGCGGCGAACATCCGCGGCGCGCTGGCGACCCGCATCCTCGGCGTGCCGGTCGACAAGCTGCGCGTCATCACCAAGGACGTCGGCGGCGGCTTCGGCATGAAGGGCTTTCTCTATCCCGAACAGCCCGCCGTCCTGATCGGCGCCCGCAAGACCGGCCGCCCGGTGCGCTGGAGCGCCGAGCGCACCGAAAGCTTCCTCGCCGACGACCACGGCCGCGACATGATCACCACCGGCGAACTCGCGCTCGACAAGGACGGCAAGATCCTCGCGCTCCGCTTCACCGGCACCGCGAACATGGGCGGCTATCTCTCCGTCTACGCGCCGTTCATCCCCACGCTCGCCGGCAGCCGCATCTTCGGCGGCGTCTACCGCGTGCCCAGGGCCTGGACGAACGTGAAGGGCTATTTCTCGAACTCCGCGCCGGTCGACGCCTATCGCGGCGCCGGCCGCCCCGAGGCCGCCTACCTTATGGAGCGGCTGATGGACGCCGCCGCAGCCCAGACCGGCATCGACGCGGTGGAGATCCGCAAGCGCAATCTTCCGTCCCCGGACGAACTGCCCTACGCCAATCCCTGGGGCATCAAATACGATTCCGGCGACTATCCGCGCCTCCTCGCCGAGGGCCTCAAGCGCGCCGACCAGCAGGGCTTTCCCGCTCGCAAGGCGGAATCGGCGAAGCGCGGCAGGCTGCGCGGATTCGGCTTCGCCTATTACGTCGAGATCACCGGCGCCGCCGGCCAGGAGCCGGCTGCGATCAAGTTCACAGAGAATGGCGGCGTCGAGCTCTATTGCGGCACGCAATCGAACGGGCAGGGCCACGAGACCTCCTTCGCCCAGCTCGTCGCCGAGAAGCTCGGCGTGCCGTTCGAATCCATCACCGTCAAGCAGGGCGACACGACCTGGGTGAACGGCGGTGGCACCGGCGGCTCGCGTTCGCTCAACATGTCGGGCGGCGCGCTTCTGGTCTCGTCGGACGAGGTGATCAAGAAAGGCAAGGTCGCGGCGGGGCAGGTGCTCCAGGCCGGCGGCAAGGAGGTCGGCTTTGCGGTGGTCGAGGGCGTCGGCACCTTCGCGGTGGCGGGCACCGGCCAGAGCATCAGCGTCGGCGAGCTCGCCGTCACGCTCAAGCGCGAGAAACTTCCCGGCTTTGAGAACGGCCTCGACAGCGACGGCCTCTTCCAGGGTCAGGCGCCGACCTTCCCGAACGGCTGCCATGTCTGCGAGGTCGAGATCGATCCCGACACCGGCCACACCCAGGTCGCGAGCTACCATGTGCTCGACGATTTCGGCCGCATCATCAATCCGATGCTGGTGGCGGGCCAGGTCCATGGCGGCGTCGTCCAGGGCCTCGGCCAGGCGCTGCTGGAGAACATCGTCTATGACGAGAGTTCGGGCCAGCTCCTGACCGCGAGCTTCACCGACTACGCCATGCCGCGCGCCTCCGACATGCCGGACATCGACTTCAAATACGAAGAGATCCCCTGCGTCACCAACCCCTTGGGCGCCAAGGGTTGCGGCGAGGCCGGCACGGTGGGCGCGCTGCCCGCGGTGATGAGCGCCATCGCCGACGCGCTCGGCGTGGTCCACATCGACATGCCCGCGACCCCCGAGCGGGTATGGCGCGTGCTGCAGCAGAAGAAGAAGGCGGCGTAG